In Gossypium arboreum isolate Shixiya-1 unplaced genomic scaffold, ASM2569848v2 Contig00298, whole genome shotgun sequence, one DNA window encodes the following:
- the LOC128288824 gene encoding uncharacterized protein LOC128288824 → MDSSDSSSMQSTSGDDEGCESPTESVPAFMNTNPLSNPHPSLVFHHQNHPPIFFDPSANYLNPFSQSQQIDSLLNIDGFRPLSQRPKPNCCTVDLGSFHLQGLSSSSQSTLGAQELNQGCLYPSSSSLQSRPYHDVRLLTKSDQKSVVKNPKKRTRPSRTAPTTVLTTDTMNFRAIVQEFTGIPAPPFSGSSYSRRLDLFGSRSGMRSGHVETLGSLYPLRPSAKRAKPTPFLASSPSLLNNPLADANITNTSSNNTVPTCSNYAQLPSDLGMLKQTQNMPNFQNQSPLLSFQSFLHPTPLQPCLNLAGFGVNSHGTSAMPSIDDLGMSHGNEDHLRPLDHWNRGSTSTDQNSQRNNSCKLNTSASSSGFQHDKELENVSLRAEGTVDSWNCPADQ, encoded by the coding sequence ATGGATTCCAGTGATAGTAGTAGCATGCAATCTACAAGTGGGGATGATGAAGGGTGCGAGTCACCGACGGAGTCGGTCCCAGCTTTTATGAACACTAATCCCTTATCAAATCCACACCCATCACTTGTCTTCCACCATCAAAACCACCCACCAATTTTCTTTGATCCTTCTGCAAATTATCTCAACCCTTTCTCTCAATCTCAACAAATTGATTCACTGCTGAATATTGATGGGTTTAGGCCGCTAAGCCAAAGACCTAAACCAAACTGTTGCACTGTTGACTTGGGTAGCTTTCATCTTCAAGGCTTATCTTCATCGAGCCAATCTACATTAGGTGCCCAAGAACTTAACCAAGGCTGCTTATATCCAAGCTCATCATCCTTGCAATCAAGGCCATATCATGATGTAAGGCTTTTAACAAAATCCGATCAGAAAAGTGTTGTGAAGAACCCCAAGAAACGAACGAGACCATCGAGAACGGCACCCACTACAGTTCTCACCACCGACACAATGAATTTTAGAGCAATAGTGCAAGAATTTACTGGAATCCCTGCACCACCGTTTTCGGGTTCATCATATTCTCGAAGGCTTGATCTTTTCGGCTCTAGGTCAGGTATGCGATCCGGTCATGTAGAAACTTTAGGTTCTCTCTACCCTCTACGTCCCTCAGCTAAAAGGGCTAAGCCAACTCCTTTTCTAGCTTCTTCTCCTTCATTGTTAAATAATCCTTTAGCTGATGCTAATATTACCAATACAAGTAGCAATAACACCGTTCCCACTTGTAGTAACTATGCTCAACTGCCTTCTGATTTAGGCATGCTAAAACAGACTCAAAATATGCCAAACTTTCAGAACCAGAGCCCCCTCCTATCATTCCAGTCCTTCCTACATCCTACCCCTCTTCAGCCCTGTCTTAATTTGGCTGGTTTTGGTGTGAATTCCCATGGAACTTCAGCCATGCCTTCCATTGATGACTTGGGCATGAGTCATGGGAATGAAGATCATTTGAGGCCTTTAGACCACTGGAATCGTGGTAGCACTAGTACTGATCAAAATTCACAAAGAAATAACAGCTGCAAGTTGAACACCTCAGCTTCTTCATCAGGTTTTCAGCatgataaggaattggaaaaCGTGTCACTTAGAGCTGAAGGTACAGTTGATTCATGGAATTGTCCTGCAGATCAGTAG